From the unidentified bacterial endosymbiont genome, one window contains:
- a CDS encoding IscS subfamily cysteine desulfurase, with protein sequence MKLPIYLDYSATTPVDPRVAEKMMQCLTLDGNFGNPASRSHRFGWHAEEAVDIARNQIAELVGADPREIVFTSGATESDNLAIKGAANFYQKKGKHIITSKTEHKAVLDTCRQLEREGFEVTYLAPQSNGIIDLKALEAAMRDDTILVSIMHVNNEIGVVQDIATIGEMCRERGIIYHVDATQSVGKLPIDLSQLKVDLMSFSGHKIYGPKGIGALYVRRKPRIRIEAQMHGGGHERGMRSGTLPVHQIVGMGEAYRIAKDEMETEMARLRTLRNRLWDGVKDMEEVYLNGDLEQGVPNILNVSFNYVEGESLIMALKDLAVSSGSACTSASLEPSYVLRALGMTDELAHSSIRFSLGRFTTEEEIDYTIKLVRNAIGRLRDLSPLWEMFKQGVDLNSIEWSHH encoded by the coding sequence ATGAAATTACCGATTTATCTCGACTACTCCGCAACCACGCCGGTGGACCCGCGTGTTGCCGAGAAGATGATGCAGTGTCTGACCCTGGACGGAAACTTTGGTAACCCAGCTTCCCGTTCACACCGTTTTGGCTGGCATGCTGAAGAGGCGGTCGATATCGCCCGTAATCAGATTGCTGAGCTGGTGGGCGCCGACCCGCGTGAAATTGTTTTCACCTCTGGCGCAACCGAATCCGACAACCTGGCGATCAAAGGTGCGGCCAACTTTTATCAGAAAAAAGGCAAGCACATTATCACCAGCAAAACCGAACACAAAGCCGTGCTGGATACCTGTCGTCAGCTGGAGCGTGAAGGGTTTGAAGTGACCTACCTCGCCCCGCAGAGCAACGGGATAATCGACCTGAAAGCGCTTGAAGCGGCCATGCGTGACGACACCATTCTGGTCTCCATCATGCACGTGAATAATGAAATCGGCGTGGTGCAGGATATCGCGACCATCGGCGAAATGTGCCGTGAGCGCGGCATCATCTATCACGTTGACGCAACCCAGAGCGTGGGCAAACTGCCTATCGACCTGAGCCAGCTGAAAGTTGACCTGATGTCCTTCTCCGGCCACAAAATTTATGGCCCTAAAGGTATCGGCGCACTCTACGTTCGTCGTAAACCCCGTATCCGCATTGAAGCCCAGATGCACGGCGGCGGTCACGAGCGCGGCATGCGCTCCGGTACGCTGCCTGTTCACCAGATCGTGGGCATGGGCGAAGCTTACCGTATTGCGAAAGACGAGATGGAAACCGAGATGGCGCGCCTGCGCACGCTGCGTAACCGTCTGTGGGACGGCGTGAAAGATATGGAAGAAGTGTATCTGAACGGCGACCTTGAGCAGGGCGTACCAAACATCCTCAACGTCAGCTTCAACTATGTTGAAGGCGAATCGCTGATTATGGCCCTGAAAGACCTGGCCGTTTCTTCCGGTTCTGCCTGTACCTCTGCAAGCCTCGAGCCATCCTACGTGCTGCGTGCGCTGGGTATGACCGACGAGCTGGCGCACAGCTCTATCCGTTTCTCTTTAGGTCGTTTCACTACCGAAGAAGAAATTGACTACACCATCAAGCTGGTTCGTAACGCCATTGGCCGTCTGCGCGACCTTTCTCCACTGTGGGAAATGTTTAAGCAGGGCGTGGATCTGAACAGCATTGAATGGTCACATCATTAA
- the iscR gene encoding Fe-S cluster assembly transcriptional regulator IscR has protein sequence MRLTSKGRYAVTAMLDVALNSEAGPVPLADISERQGISLSYLEQLFSRLRKNGLVSSVRGPGGGYLLGKDAGSIAVGEVISAVDESVDATRCQGKGGCQGGDKCLTHALWRDLSDRLTGFLNNITLGELVNNQEVLDVSDRQQSHESQRSTRAQDAIDVKLRA, from the coding sequence GTTGCGCTCAACTCAGAAGCGGGCCCGGTTCCGTTGGCTGATATTTCTGAACGACAGGGGATCTCCCTCTCTTATCTGGAACAGCTGTTCTCCAGACTGCGTAAAAATGGACTGGTTTCCAGCGTCCGTGGTCCGGGCGGCGGATATCTGCTCGGTAAAGACGCGGGCAGTATTGCAGTAGGCGAGGTCATTAGCGCTGTTGATGAATCCGTTGACGCGACCCGTTGCCAGGGTAAAGGCGGTTGCCAGGGCGGCGATAAGTGCCTGACCCACGCGCTGTGGCGCGATCTGAGCGACCGTCTGACCGGCTTTTTGAACAACATCACCCTGGGTGAACTGGTCAATAACCAGGAAGTTCTGGACGTATCCGACCGTCAGCAAAGCCATGAGTCACAACGTAGCACCCGCGCGCAAGACGCTATCGACGTTAAGTTACGCGCTTAG